In one Alnus glutinosa chromosome 12, dhAlnGlut1.1, whole genome shotgun sequence genomic region, the following are encoded:
- the LOC133852241 gene encoding probable WRKY transcription factor 47 isoform X1, giving the protein MLSIYKYNYYHSLSLSLSLSLSLLVVMENQHRREFTFLRSRDFLRHSNSGGSDRTGSHENSMDQSQPMIKEMDFFSGTSTTKTNNHRPHDDKQHHDRKINGSSTDHQVSDPGVNTGLHLHTVNSGMSRSENEEKPNTELITLREELDRLHQDNRKLRSMLDQITKNYSELQGQLLMAMQKQAQQNRQEQKVVPNGMSRHMVSAQQLTDPRPSAALDVNNNPSASDDKTQELSASLSNTMEVMSVERSGHMNKVPGKQTSTEDGLDQSFRNLGSTKSPKLDETKDEEQVPELVPFRKARVSVRARSEAPLIGDGCQWRKYGQKMAKGNPCPRAYYRCTMAVGCPVRKQVQRCVEDKSILTTTYEGNHNHPLPPAATAMANTTSAAAAMLLSGSTSSKEALANSGFYASSMATLSASAPFPTITLDLTQSPNPMSPFHRIPPSSATIFPLPLHGFPHLLGHPVYFPSKPALDQLGQHQTSMVHTLSAAIAADPNFTAALAAAVSTIIGAPGRTNDGNNNIGASTNQGLPGSPQLPQSCTTFSTN; this is encoded by the exons ATGTTATCAATATACAAATACAACTActaccactctctctctctctctctctctctctctctctctctcttagtaGTCATGGAAAATCAACACCGCCGTGAATTCACATTCCTACGCTCCCGCGACTTTCTCCGCCACAGCAATTCCGGTGGCTCCGATCGCACAGGCAGTCATGAGAATTCCATGGACCAAAGCCAGCCGATGATCAAAGAAATGGATTTCTTTTCGGGTACTAGTACCACTAAAACCAATAACCACCGCCCACACGATGATAAGCAGCACCATGACAGGAAGATTAACGGGTCATCAACTGATCATCAAGTATCCGATCCGGGTGTCAAC ACCGGATTGCATCTGCATACTGTAAATTCTGGGATGTCAAGatcagaaaatgaagaaaaacccAATACGGAG CTGATTACACTTCGAGAGGAGTTGGACAGACTGCACCAAGATAATCGGAAACTGAGAAGCATGTTGGATCAGATCACCAAAAATTACAGCGAACTGCAAGGTCAACTGCTCATGGCAATGCAAAAGCAGGCGCAACAGAATCGTCAAGAACAG AAGGTTGTACCAAATGGCATGTCAAGACACATGGTGTCGGCACAACAGTTAACAGACCCACGACCTTCAGCTGCATTAGATGTCAATAATAATCCTTCCGCTTCTGATGATAAGACACAAGAACTGTCAGCGTCTTTGTCAAACACTATGGAGGTGATGTCCGTGGAACGTAGCGGTCATATGAATAAAGTTCCTGGGAAGCAGACTTCTACTGAAGATGGTCTTGATCAGTCCTTTCGGAACTTGGGGTCTACTAAAAGTCCCAAGTTAGATGAAACAAAAGACGAAGAACAAGTTCCAGAGCTGGTTCCGTTTAGGAAGGCGAGGGTGTCCGTACGAGCCAGATCAGAAGCTCCTTTG ATTGGTGATGGATGTCAATGGAGGAAATATGGTCAAAAAATGGCCAAGGGTAACCCTTGTCCACGCGCCTACTATCGCTGCACTATGGCTGTTGGATGCCCAGTTCGTAAACag GTGCAAAGATGTGTGGAGGATAAGAGCATTCTCACAACAACTTATGAAGGTAATCACAATCACCCTCTCCCTCCAGCGGCGACAGCAATGGCAAATACAACATCAGCAGCAGCGGCCATGCTCCTGTCAGGTTCAACTAGTAGCAAGGAGGCACTAGCAAATTCAGGCTTCTACGCATCTAGCATGGCAACCCTATCAGCCTCTGCGCCATTTCCCACCATCACCCTCGACTTGACACAGAGCCCCAACCCCATGTCGCCGTTCCACCGTATACCACCTTCCTCGGCAACAATATTCCCTCTGCCTTTGCATGGTTTTCCACACCTCCTTGGCCATCCAGTCTACTTCCCTTCTAAGCCAGCACTGGATCAACTAGGTCAACACCAGACTTCCATGGTCCACACACTTAGTGCAGCCATTGCTGCTGACCCAAATTTCACTGCAGCCCTAGCTGCAGCTGTCTCAACAATTATAGGAGCACCAGGCCGGACCAATGATGGAAACAATAATATTGGGGCAAGTACAAATCAAGGATTGCCTGGATCCCCACAGCTTCCTCAATCCTGCACCACATTTTCCACCAACTAA
- the LOC133852241 gene encoding probable WRKY transcription factor 47 isoform X2, which translates to MLSIYKYNYYHSLSLSLSLSLSLLVVMENQHRREFTFLRSRDFLRHSNSGGSDRTGSHENSMDQSQPMIKEMDFFSGTSTTKTNNHRPHDDKQHHDRKINGSSTDHQVSDPGVNTGLHLHTVNSGMSRSENEEKPNTELITLREELDRLHQDNRKLRSMLDQITKNYSELQGQLLMAMQKQAQQNRQEQVVPNGMSRHMVSAQQLTDPRPSAALDVNNNPSASDDKTQELSASLSNTMEVMSVERSGHMNKVPGKQTSTEDGLDQSFRNLGSTKSPKLDETKDEEQVPELVPFRKARVSVRARSEAPLIGDGCQWRKYGQKMAKGNPCPRAYYRCTMAVGCPVRKQVQRCVEDKSILTTTYEGNHNHPLPPAATAMANTTSAAAAMLLSGSTSSKEALANSGFYASSMATLSASAPFPTITLDLTQSPNPMSPFHRIPPSSATIFPLPLHGFPHLLGHPVYFPSKPALDQLGQHQTSMVHTLSAAIAADPNFTAALAAAVSTIIGAPGRTNDGNNNIGASTNQGLPGSPQLPQSCTTFSTN; encoded by the exons ATGTTATCAATATACAAATACAACTActaccactctctctctctctctctctctctctctctctctctcttagtaGTCATGGAAAATCAACACCGCCGTGAATTCACATTCCTACGCTCCCGCGACTTTCTCCGCCACAGCAATTCCGGTGGCTCCGATCGCACAGGCAGTCATGAGAATTCCATGGACCAAAGCCAGCCGATGATCAAAGAAATGGATTTCTTTTCGGGTACTAGTACCACTAAAACCAATAACCACCGCCCACACGATGATAAGCAGCACCATGACAGGAAGATTAACGGGTCATCAACTGATCATCAAGTATCCGATCCGGGTGTCAAC ACCGGATTGCATCTGCATACTGTAAATTCTGGGATGTCAAGatcagaaaatgaagaaaaacccAATACGGAG CTGATTACACTTCGAGAGGAGTTGGACAGACTGCACCAAGATAATCGGAAACTGAGAAGCATGTTGGATCAGATCACCAAAAATTACAGCGAACTGCAAGGTCAACTGCTCATGGCAATGCAAAAGCAGGCGCAACAGAATCGTCAAGAACAG GTTGTACCAAATGGCATGTCAAGACACATGGTGTCGGCACAACAGTTAACAGACCCACGACCTTCAGCTGCATTAGATGTCAATAATAATCCTTCCGCTTCTGATGATAAGACACAAGAACTGTCAGCGTCTTTGTCAAACACTATGGAGGTGATGTCCGTGGAACGTAGCGGTCATATGAATAAAGTTCCTGGGAAGCAGACTTCTACTGAAGATGGTCTTGATCAGTCCTTTCGGAACTTGGGGTCTACTAAAAGTCCCAAGTTAGATGAAACAAAAGACGAAGAACAAGTTCCAGAGCTGGTTCCGTTTAGGAAGGCGAGGGTGTCCGTACGAGCCAGATCAGAAGCTCCTTTG ATTGGTGATGGATGTCAATGGAGGAAATATGGTCAAAAAATGGCCAAGGGTAACCCTTGTCCACGCGCCTACTATCGCTGCACTATGGCTGTTGGATGCCCAGTTCGTAAACag GTGCAAAGATGTGTGGAGGATAAGAGCATTCTCACAACAACTTATGAAGGTAATCACAATCACCCTCTCCCTCCAGCGGCGACAGCAATGGCAAATACAACATCAGCAGCAGCGGCCATGCTCCTGTCAGGTTCAACTAGTAGCAAGGAGGCACTAGCAAATTCAGGCTTCTACGCATCTAGCATGGCAACCCTATCAGCCTCTGCGCCATTTCCCACCATCACCCTCGACTTGACACAGAGCCCCAACCCCATGTCGCCGTTCCACCGTATACCACCTTCCTCGGCAACAATATTCCCTCTGCCTTTGCATGGTTTTCCACACCTCCTTGGCCATCCAGTCTACTTCCCTTCTAAGCCAGCACTGGATCAACTAGGTCAACACCAGACTTCCATGGTCCACACACTTAGTGCAGCCATTGCTGCTGACCCAAATTTCACTGCAGCCCTAGCTGCAGCTGTCTCAACAATTATAGGAGCACCAGGCCGGACCAATGATGGAAACAATAATATTGGGGCAAGTACAAATCAAGGATTGCCTGGATCCCCACAGCTTCCTCAATCCTGCACCACATTTTCCACCAACTAA